In the genome of Massilia sp. PAMC28688, one region contains:
- a CDS encoding DUF6139 family protein, whose product MRLDIYRRAESDGKFSYLAVPEDRDIPNEATNTDWQVEARALEVEDQADQIPDYDIEHLSEQIAEKGYAVTALH is encoded by the coding sequence ATGCGCCTTGATATCTACCGCCGAGCCGAGAGCGACGGCAAGTTTTCCTATCTCGCAGTGCCCGAAGACCGCGACATTCCTAACGAAGCGACCAATACCGATTGGCAAGTGGAGGCGAGGGCGCTGGAAGTGGAAGACCAGGCTGACCAGATTCCCGATTACGACATCGAGCACCTTTCCGAGCAGATTGCGGAAAAGGGTTACGCCGTTACGGCCCTGCACTGA